GGAAAAAGAAACCGCAGTGCTGTGGGGTTCCTACGATTCCAGCACTGAGGCTCCGCTCAATAAGACCTGCATCCTCTTCTACTATTCGAACGGCAGCATAAAGTTCGCCCTGAGACCCGAAACCGCCCCCGTTGATGTTTCCGTCGGGGACTGGAAGATTGAAATGAGCATCCCCTACCTTGATTTGAAAAACAGTACCGACGTCTCCGTGGGAACCAATCACGAAAGTCCGCCCACGTCAACGTCCGGTGGTAGCGGTGGAATATGTGGCCCTGCCGTGATGGTGGGCCTCTCACCCCTGCCCCTCTTCCTGAGGAGAAAACGCCAGGGATAGCCCCGGGTGGAAAGGCTTAAAACCCCACGAAAAAGCTTAAAAAAGGATAGCCAAAGCATCAACAGGCATCATGATAATCCCGGGAGGTGTAGTTATGGCGAGAAACAAGCCGCTTGCGAAGAAGCTCAGACTTGCCAAGGCCGCCAAGCAGAACAGGCGCATTCCGGTCTGGGTCATCGTCAAGACCAACAGGGAGGTCATGACCCACCCCAAGAGGAGAATGTGGAGAAGGACCAAGCTTAAGGAGTGAGGTGATTTAGATGATCAAGCCCGGAGAGGAAGTCATATTCGTCGTTCCCATCAAGAAGATAAAGAAGCGCGTTCCGCGCTGGAAGAGGGCCCCCAGAGCGGCTCGCTTTGTCCGCGAGTGGATAGCCAGGCACGCCAAGGCTGATGAGGTCATCATAGGCACCGACGTCAACGAAAAGCTCTGGGAGCGCGGCGCCGAGAAGCCACCCAGCAAGCTCCGCGTTAAGGTTGTTGTTGAGGAGGAAGAGGGCAAGAGGATTGCCAAGGTCTCCCTCGCCTGATTCCTTTTAATTTAAAGAGGTGACGAGATGCACATAGAAAGGCTCGATTTTGAGAACTCTCCATACCTGGGCGTTTACGGAACTGCCACAGACAGGGTAGTCCTTATCAGGGAGGGCCTCGGCGAGAAGAAGCTTGAGGTTCTCAGGGAGGTTCTCAAGGTTCCGCTCATCGAAACGAGCATTATGAAGTCACGCATAGTCGGCATATTTGCGGCCGGAAACTCCAGCGCGATAGTCGTCCCGTGGTACGTCTGGGACGCAGAGCTGGAGAAGATAAACGGCCAGCTTAGGGAGCACGGGATAGATACGGAGGTAGTCCC
This window of the Thermococcus thermotolerans genome carries:
- a CDS encoding 50S ribosomal protein L39e, whose translation is MARNKPLAKKLRLAKAAKQNRRIPVWVIVKTNREVMTHPKRRMWRRTKLKE
- a CDS encoding 50S ribosomal protein L31e, whose amino-acid sequence is MIKPGEEVIFVVPIKKIKKRVPRWKRAPRAARFVREWIARHAKADEVIIGTDVNEKLWERGAEKPPSKLRVKVVVEEEEGKRIAKVSLA